One window of the Acinonyx jubatus isolate Ajub_Pintada_27869175 chromosome A2, VMU_Ajub_asm_v1.0, whole genome shotgun sequence genome contains the following:
- the PDHB gene encoding pyruvate dehydrogenase E1 component subunit beta, mitochondrial → MAAVSGLVRRPLEQVSGLLRRRFHRTAPAALQVTVREAINQGMDEELERDEKVFLLGEEVAQYDGAYKVSRGLWKKYGDKRIIDTPISEMGFAGIAVGAAMAGLRPICEFMTFNFSMQAIDQVINSAAKTYYMSGGFQSVPIVFRGPNGASAGVAAQHSQCFAAWYGHCPGLKVVSPWNSEDAKGLIKSAIRDNNPVVVLENELMYGVPFEFPSEAQSKDFLIPIGKAKIERQGTHITVVSHSRPVGHCLEAATVLSKEGVECEVINMRTIRPMDIETIEASVMKTNHLITVEGGWPQFGVGAEICARIMEGPAFNFLDAPAVRVTGADVPMPYAKILEDNSVPQVKDIIFAIKKTLNI, encoded by the exons ATGGCGGCGGTGTCTGGGCTGGTGCGGAGACCCCTTGAACAG gtCTCCGGGCTGCTGAGGAGGCGCTTCCACCGAACGGCGCCGGCGGCGCTGCAG GTGACAGTTCGTGAAGCTATAAACCAAGGTATGGATGAGGAGCTGGAAAGAGATGAGAAGGTGTTTCTGCTTGGGGAAGAAGTTGCCCAGTATGATGGGGCATATAAG GTTAGTCGAGGCCTGTGGAAGAAATACGGAGATAAGAGGATCATAGACACTCCCATATCTGAG ATGGGCTTTGCTGGAATTGCCGTGGGTGCGGCCATG GCTGGGTTGAGGCCCATTTGTGAATTTATGACCTTCAATTTCTCTATGCAAGCCATTGACCAGGTTATAAACTCAGCTGCCAAGACCTACTACATGTCAGGGGGCTTTCAGTCTGTGCCCATAGTCTTCAGGGGGCCCAATGGCGCCTCAGCAGGCGTGGCTGCCCAGCACTCACAGTGCTTTGCTGCCTGGTATGGGCACTGCCCAGGCTTAAAGGTGGTCAGCCCCTGGAATTCAGAGGATGCAAAAGGACTTATTAAATCAGCCATTCGGGATAACAACCCAG TGGTGGTGCTAGAGAATGAACTGATGTATGGAGTTCCTTTTGAATTTCCCTCAGAAGCTCAATCAAAAGATTTTCTGATTCCCATTGGAAAAGCCAAAATAGAAAGGCAAG GGACACACATAACTGTAGTTTCCCATTCAAGACCCGTGGGCCACTGCTTAGAAGCTGCAACGGTGCTATCCAAAGAAGGAGTTGAATGTGAG GTGATAAATATGCGAACCATCAGACCAATGGACATTGAAACAATAGAAGCCAGTGTCATGAAGACCAATCATCTCATAACTGTGGAAGGAGGCTGGCCACAGTTTGGAGTAGGAGCTGAAATTTGTGCCAGGATCATGGAAG GCCCTGCATTCAATTTCCTGGATGCTCCTGCAGTTCGTGTCACTGGTGCTGATGTCCCTATGCCTTATGCAAAGATTCTAGAAGACAACTCGGTACCTCAGGTTAAAGACATCATATTtgcaataaagaaaacattaaatatctAG